The genomic window CTCTTCGAGTTCAACGTCTGAGCGAACGCCCGTTCTAGGGCTGCGTCGAGGACCACCTCTCGGTGTTCTCGGAGAGATCGAAGCCGTCCCAGAAGAGGACCTCGCGGTTCGAGAAGCAGTAGAGCCGGTTGGAGCCGGGGCAGCCGGTGGCCGTGTCGGCATCCGTCCAGGAGTCGTTGTAGGCCTCGCTCGACCAGCCGTGAAGGCCGTGCTCCTCGTTGGTTCCATCCAACCAGTCGAGGCAGTTCCAGGCGAGGTTGACGGTGCCGGTGGCGGACGTTCCGGTCCAGACCCGCGGTTCGATCGTGAGGTAGCGCCCCCACTCGTCGACGTGCAGCGTGTTGTCGTTCGAGCCGCTCAAGAGATCCGCTTTGGAGTCGGCGACGCGGAAGCCATCGACGCGCCGGAACGGGCGATCCTCGAGCGTCATCCGGTCGGTGGCGTCGACGGCGGAGCTCGAGAGCCAGGCGAAGAACGACTGCGGTGACGGGAGCCGCGCGGCGGCAGCCAGGTTGCGGCAGATCGCGTCGCCGGCGGCGAGCCCGCTCTGGCCCCCTGCCTCGGGCCAGGAGCCGAGGTCGCCATTGCCGAAGGTCGAGGTCGTGAAGACCAGCGCTGCCGGAACCCACGGAACGGGGGTGACCTCGCTCGCGCCGGGCTCGAGGCAGAGCAATCGCCGGAGACCATGGCAGCCGTCGGTATTGCTCCAGGTCCAGCGCTCCGTCGTCGTGTCGGCGGCGCCATGCGATCCGGTGAGCCCCTCCTGTCCGACGACCCAGCCCGCGCAGGTCTTCGCCAGCGCCTGCCCCTCGAAACCGGTTCCGGTCCAGTAGCTCGGGGACGCCTCGGGCGGAGTTTCCCCGTTCTCGTCGAAGCGGATCGGCTGATAGATCCGCTCTTCGGGCCCCGTCAGCTCGTCGAGGGTGCCGCTGAACCTGCCGACACCGTCGTAGCGATACCAGGGTCCGGCGGCAACCGCCGTGCCGACACAGCCGGTCGACTTCTGCCCGGTCTGCCCCCGGACGTGACAGTAGGCGTCGGCCAAAGGGGTCGAGAGCCAGGCGCGATAGGTGGCGGCATTCGGCAGGCCCGCCGCCGCGGCGCGAACCCGGCAGATGTTGTCGCCGGCAGCGACGCCGGAGAGCCCCCCCGAGTCGGACCAGGAGCTGAGGTTGCCGTTCCCCTGGACGGAGGTCACGAACGCCCGCCGTTTGACGGCGGCCGCCGGCGCGGCGACCAGGGCGAGCAGAAGCAGAGCGAAGACGGCGAGCCGAGCGCGAACTGGAATCATCGAATCCCCCACTCCCCCTACCGTCGTTGGCTGGGATGCGGGGACATCGCCGGGGAACGAGCTCGAAGCGCCACTTGCGTCTCGCCCCCTGGAGTGAAGGCGGTCGAGGTGCCAGCCCGGAGAGCGGCGGCACCTCGACTTGCACCTCAACTTGGGAATGTGGCTGGCACCTCAACCCCTGCACCTCAACCCCTCGACGTGGCACCTCGACCTGGGACGTTCTGGAGCCGAGTTTCCGCCCACTTCGAGTCGTGCTGGACGACGGGTGCGCCCGTCCTAGACTCCGCCCTCGTGGCCCCAGCGGAGGACGGCGCATGAGTCGAGGTGTGCGGATTCTGGTGGCGAGAGAGAAGGAGCGTTGGACGGTACATTGCGCCCACTGCGACCGGACGTGGGCGTGGGACTTGATGTCGGAGGCGACGCGGAGCGCGCGGGCGCACGTCGCTGCGCTCCCGCAGGGTAAGGTCAGCGTGATCCTGGTACGACGCAACGGCGAGGCGCCCGAGCCGGACTGGACCCACGGCGTCGATTCCTTTCCGCCGGAGGGCTGACGCGGCAAGGGGAAAGCGGCTGCCACCTCGATCGACAGCACCTCGACCGGCAGTTCGCTCTGGTGTCGGGCTCGGATCGAGCTGGGCCTGGTAGCGCCGGCGCGGGGTTGCACCCGTCGGCCTGCGCGCCTCGGGGCTAGATCTCCCGCGCCGTGCCGGAGACGCGGATGGAGCTCGCGGGGACGCCGGTGAATTCGGCGGTGAGACGCGAGCGCATGCCCATGTCTTCGCCCTGGACGATCTCGAGCCGTCCGCCTCCCTCGAGGCCCGGCCAGGCGAGGTCGCGCAGGTAGCCGGCGAGCGCGGCGGTGCCGGCTCCTGTCGCCGGGTCTTCGTAGACGCCGCCGGAGGCGAACGGGTTGCGGGTGTGGAAGAGGAGGGGTGTTTCCGCCCAGGCGAGGACGACGGTGACCACCCCCTCGAGGTTCATGAGCAGCCGCCCGGCTTCGAGGTCGTACGTCATCCGCGCGAGAGCCTCCCGGCTCGCGAGGCCGAGGACGAAGTGGTTCGCCCCCGCATGCGCGAGCGCCGGCGGGATTCGCGGGTCGAGGTCTTCCTTCCTGTAGCCGAAAAGGGCGAGGAACTCCTCTGCGAGCTCGGGCGCCGCCACAGCGCTCCGCGTCGGCGGCGACTGGAGCGCCGCGGCGAAGAGGTCGCCCTGCCGTCGCCCTTCGACGGTGATCTCGGCGTCGTTCAACTGCAGCCGGAAGAGCCCATCGCCCCGCTCCCGCGCGAGCACCGCCCCGAGCGCGATCGTCGCATGCCCGCAGAACGGTACTTCGGACGCCGGCGCGAAGTAGCGCACCCGATAGCGCGGGGCATCCCCGGAGTGCCCGGCGGTGCCGGCGGCGTCAGGAGCGATCGGAGCGATCGGAGCGATCGGAGCCAGCGGCGCCGCGAACGCCGTCTCGGAGAAGCCGACCTCGGCCGCGATGCGTTGCATCTCCTCGACCGACGGGAGCGCCTCGGCCACGACCACGCCCGCCGGATTGCCGCCGACCGCGCCATCGGAGAAAGCTGCGATTCTGTGAATGAGCATCGCTTTCGCCCTCCTGCGGAGCTCTACGCTTGCAAGCGCCGCGCCTCCGGAATCACCGGGATTCCGGACCTGCCTCGCTAGCCGTATCTTCTCGCAGACTCGCCGGCATGTCGCGGCGCATGTGAACGCACCGGATCACGTCCAGGTGGTCGGCGTGCTCGATGTAGAACAGCGCGTGGGGGAAGCGGTGAAGCGGCCAGAAGCGCAGCTGGGGCAGATTGAGCTCGTGGGCGTAGCGCGGAGATCCGGACTCGGGATGCGCTTCGATCTGCCGCACGGCCCGTTCGAGCGCCGAGACGAAGCGCAGTGCGAGAGGTGCCGATTCCGCGAAGTAGAGCTCCACCGCCTCTTCGACATCGGCCGCCGCCAGCGCCGAACGGATCGCCGGCTTCACGGCGCCGGCGGGAGGCGCTTCTTCAGTCGCCGACGGAGCTCGGTGAAATAGGCCTTGTCCATCCGCCCCGCGGGTTTCGCCTGGATGCCTTCGACCAGGTACTGCCGGAACTGAACGCGGTCGCGGTCGCGCCGGATGAGCTCGCGCATGTACTCGCTGGAGCTGCCGTAGCCCTCGGACTCGATGCGGTGATCGACGAACTCCTTGAGCTCGTCGGGCAGCGAAATGTTCATCGTCGACACGGTCCGACGCTAGCAGCACTCAAGTGGCTTGGCAAGATTTGGCAAAGCATTCGACGTGCTGGCTGCGCAGCTCGACTCTGGCCCCCCTCCCGGGGGGCGGGGCTGAGGGTGGGGGGGAGGCGTACCCTCATCAGGAGGAGAGAGCGATGCGCCGATTTCTCAGCGGTCTCATCCCGCGGTCAACGCGGACGCCGTGCGTCGCCGTCCTCGCCGGTCTGCTCTGTTTCGTGGGATCCCGTGTCGCGTTCGGCCAGCCCGAGTCCGACGAGGTCTTTACCGAGAAGTTGATCGTGACCGAGAGAACGGTCTACATCGACGACTCGGCGCTTCCCCGGATGGAGTCGACCTTTCGCCGAGCGCCCACGCACTTTCTCGTCCGCATCGACGGCTCTCCGGCCGAGCTCGTCGATGGCGCGGCGGACGATCCGCCGAGCGTGACGCATCTGGTCTGGCTGGATTCCGACCTGGCTTCGCCCGCCGCCCTCACCGCGGCCGCGAGTCTATTGGCCACCGCATTCCAGTCCTTTCCCGAGACGGAGAGCTTCACGCTCGTCGAGGTCGCCCGACAGGAGGCAGGCCGGCAGGCGGCGCCCCTCCAGGAGAGCCTCTCGCGAGCCGAGCTGGTCTTGCGTCTCCAGCGTTTCGCTGCGAAGCAAACGTCGGGCCGGGGCGCCTCTCCCACGCTCGAGCGGCGGATTGCGGCGCTGAATCGCATGACGGTCGGCGTCTCCCGCTACAGGAGCGGGGATCTCGGGGCGCTCTGGCTCGCCGCCGAACCGTGGGCGGTGGACGCGGGCGTGTTCGAGGAGGTCCTGCGCACCGGAGCCGAGGAGAGTCTCGCTCCAACCCCGCTCGGCACTCTGCAAAGGACATCCCGCATCCTCGCGAGCTCCGGCTGGGTGCTCTTCCCGGTCTGGGCGAAGACTGGAGGTCCGGCCGAAGAGCTTCAGATCCCGGCGCACGAAGACCAGAGCCGGGAGTTCCTGGAGCGCGGGCTGGGACTGACGACTCGGGACGAAAGACCCTTCAAGAGGCTGATGTTCTGGCTCTTTGGCGCCGGCAGTCGCCATGTGCGATCGCGGCAGAGCCTGAACCTCTCGCGCGCACTGGATCTCGCCACGGAGGTGAGGCTCCGCCCGCTGGCGATGGTCGCGAGCGCAACCTCCGGCGCCCTCGCCGGCGAGCCGCTGCGCATCCTCGACCTCGCCGAGCGCCTGCGAAACCGCCGGCCCCTCGTCGTGCGCGATGCGACCACCGTCGGAGCGGATCTGCGCCGCCTCGAGGTCGTCTGGACGAGCGGCGACGGCCGCTCCGTTCCGGCGTTGCCCTGGGCCGCGTCGCTCACCCCTCCCGAGCTCGGCGTCTCGCGTCTGTTGAGCGCTGTCGAATCCTCGCTCCTCGAGGCAGGAGCGCCCCTCCGGTTGCGCCTCGCCGATCCTGCGGCCGCGATCGAGCCGGCGCTCTGCTTCGCCTATCCGCGGCAACGCGGTCCGCTTCGACTCCTCTGGTTTCGGGCCGCTGAGCAGAGGATCGCGATCGGACAAATCGTCGAAGGCCCGCGGGCGGACGCCGACTGCGTCGCGCTGCCGAAGGACCTCCGGGAAACCGACTTCGTCCAACTCGAAGTGCTGGATTCGCTGGAGTGGGGGGCGGGCCGGCTCTCGGCGCTGCCGCGGCGGTAGACAATGCCGGATGCCAGCGGAAGCGAGCGCCACCCGTGTCAAGTGAGGCTTGACACGTCGACGCGCAAGACCTTACACTTTCGGTGTCGTGATCCGCAGCTTCTCGCACAAGGGTTTGCAGGAGCTTTTCGAATCCGGGAAGAGCCGGAAGGTCCGACCCGATCAGATCGCGCGGATCTTGCGGCGGCTCGACGCACTGGATGGAGCTATCGAGCCCGGCGACCTCGACCTTCCCGGCTTCGGCTTCCATGTCTTGAGAGGACTGCCGAAGCGGTGGAGCGTGATGGTGAACGGGCCCTGGCGGATCACATTCGAGTGGATCGACAGCGAGCCCTGGAACGTCGACCTCGAGCAGTACCACTAGGAGCAGAGCGATGACGATCGAGAGCACTCGCAGCCGGCGCCGCCCGACCCATCCGGGAGCGATCCTGCGCGAAGACGTCCTGCCCGACCTGCAGATGAGCGTGACGGAGGCGGCCGGGCGCTTGGGCATCTCGCGCCAGACGCTGCACAAGATCCTCGCCGAGAAGTCCCCAGTCACCGCCGAGATGGCGCTGCGCCTGGGCAAGTTCTGTGGCAACGGCCCGGGCCTCTGGCTCCGCATGCAGCAGCAGGTCGATCTCTGGGACGCGGAGCGGAACCTCGCCCGCGAGCTCGCGAAGATTGCGCTCGCCAAAGCGAGCTGACGTTCGAGCGCGTCGCGGCGCCCGCGACCTCAGGGTCCGACCTGCCAGTCGGGCGGATTCAGCTGCTCGAAGCCGCCCTGGAAGATGAGGTCGGAGGTTCGCCGCACGAGACCGATGGCGCGCACGCCGAAGTGGATGTCCGCGATACCGCCGAGGACCAGGCGGCCGTTCTGCGGCACGACGCGAGTGGCGCGCTCCCACCAGGTTCCCGGCAGATCTTCGGTGAAGAGACCGGTCCCGGTCCCACCGAAGGTCGTGTCGAGGCTGCCGTCGAGGAGGAAGCGCGCGAGGAGGATCTTCTGCGTCTGGTCGGGGAGCCAGGAGGAACCCACTGCGACGAACCGGTCGGCCCCCTGGCGCAGCACGTCGAAGAAGGTGGCGTTGTGTTCGACCCTGCCGTCCCATTTGCCATCGCCGGAGAAGCTCGTGTCGAGCTCGAGCGCGCCGCCGGCCGAGGGCCACCGCGCCATGGCGACCGCAGCGGTCGTGCTGGGCGACGGGTCGCCTTCGGGGTACTGGCGCGCATTTCCGACCACGACGACGCGATCGCCGTCGAGCGCCGCGAGCGCGAACGGCCCGTCGCTGCCCTCGACCCAAAGATCGAACGGAATCCCCAGCGGCCCGAGATAGGTTCCGTCGGCGGCGAAGTCGAGCAGGACGAAGTCGCGCGAGTCGTCCCATTCGTCGACCGCGAGCACCGTGTGCCCATTCGAGGCGCGGACGGCTTCAGCCGCGACCGCGCTCTCTTCCCAGGAGCCGAAGGGGGGCGAGAACTCGGTGATCGCGTTTCCGGCCGGTCCGATCTCGAGCGCCAGCGGACGCCCCAGAGGCGTCGCCGGCAGGCCGTTCCACGTCCGGCCGGTGACGAGGAGATGCCCATCCGAAAGGGCCGAGACGTCGAAGAAGCCGTCGCTCTCGTAGTCCGGATCGGTCGGCAGGACAACGACGCCGCTGACGCCGAACGACGGGACGAGAACGCAGGCGGGAAAGTCGTAGGCAACGAGCATGAAGAGATCGAGCGTCTCGTCGAAGTGCAGCATGACGAGCGCGATCAGGCGCCCGAGATCATCGAAGGCGAGGTCCAGGACACGCACGTCCTGCCCGGGTCCGGTGCCCGGATCGATCTCGCAGTACGCTCCCAGGCTGTCGTCGCCGACGGTCGCCCAGTAGCCGCGATCGACGCCCTCGAGCAACGGCGAGTCGAAGGCGAGGGCGAGGTTCCCTGCCGCATCGGCATCGAGCCCGCCGAAGTTCATATCGAAAGGCAGTTGGAGCACGACCTCGCCGCCCGTCCAGAAGGCCGGGTCGGGATCGCCGTCGGCCCCGGCTACCGCGGCGCCGAGCGCCAGCATGGAGAGCGCCAGGGCGGCGGCCCTCCGGAAGATGCCCGGAGCGCTGCCCCGGTGCCGTCCGCACGCAGGCACGGGAGTTCTGCGGGGCGATGCGTCGGGCGA from Thermoanaerobaculia bacterium includes these protein-coding regions:
- a CDS encoding PhzF family phenazine biosynthesis protein; the encoded protein is MLIHRIAAFSDGAVGGNPAGVVVAEALPSVEEMQRIAAEVGFSETAFAAPLAPIAPIAPIAPDAAGTAGHSGDAPRYRVRYFAPASEVPFCGHATIALGAVLARERGDGLFRLQLNDAEITVEGRRQGDLFAAALQSPPTRSAVAAPELAEEFLALFGYRKEDLDPRIPPALAHAGANHFVLGLASREALARMTYDLEAGRLLMNLEGVVTVVLAWAETPLLFHTRNPFASGGVYEDPATGAGTAALAGYLRDLAWPGLEGGGRLEIVQGEDMGMRSRLTAEFTGVPASSIRVSGTAREI
- a CDS encoding type II toxin-antitoxin system RelE/ParE family toxin: MKPAIRSALAAADVEEAVELYFAESAPLALRFVSALERAVRQIEAHPESGSPRYAHELNLPQLRFWPLHRFPHALFYIEHADHLDVIRCVHMRRDMPASLREDTASEAGPESR
- a CDS encoding type II toxin-antitoxin system ParD family antitoxin, whose protein sequence is MSTMNISLPDELKEFVDHRIESEGYGSSSEYMRELIRRDRDRVQFRQYLVEGIQAKPAGRMDKAYFTELRRRLKKRLPPAP
- a CDS encoding type II toxin-antitoxin system RelE/ParE family toxin; amino-acid sequence: MIRSFSHKGLQELFESGKSRKVRPDQIARILRRLDALDGAIEPGDLDLPGFGFHVLRGLPKRWSVMVNGPWRITFEWIDSEPWNVDLEQYH
- a CDS encoding HigA family addiction module antidote protein, encoding MTIESTRSRRRPTHPGAILREDVLPDLQMSVTEAAGRLGISRQTLHKILAEKSPVTAEMALRLGKFCGNGPGLWLRMQQQVDLWDAERNLARELAKIALAKAS